ATGTCCTGCTTGCCTTGATCTTGCCCTGTTTTATTCTTTGCCCAGGCTTACCCAGGACAAGACTGTGCCAAGCAGAGCTGTTCCCTGCTGCCTgtcttcccccctctccccctaGTCAGGAGACAGCTGGGAGAGACATAAGCTTGCACCCAAccacagcagaagctgggaaaCAGCTCATACCGAAGCTTCTCTACCGCAGCCTCATCCTGCTCCATGGGCTTTGGCTTTGCTCCGAGGCGCAGGGAGTACGTCAAATCCACCACTTGCTCCCATCTGAAACAACCCAGAAAAAGGGGGAGTGAGAAAATCCTAGGAGAAAGGAGGAGCTAGTGGTTGAAGAGTAGCTGGAAGGGGAAGATTTGGGTTTAAAACCCCACCGCGCTCCATCCTCCATCACCTCCAGCCTCAGCCGCCACCCTTTCCTTTCCAACCATCCCTACATCTTCCAGCCCACACCCCTCTAGGCTGGTGACAAGCACAGCGCCCGAGCCAAACCCAGTCAGCTCTGCATCTGGCATCGCTACTGCCTCACTTCCACCGAGGAAGTGGCCAAGGGGGCCAGGGCTCCTCAGCCTAGGGCAGGAAGGGCTGAGGGGCAGCACGCCGGAACCCCACGCAGCTGGGCCTGGGTGAacggggtggggtgtgtgtgtgagaacCTCCCAGCTCTCTGCCGTGCACGGAGGAGCCAGTGAAGCCCGGGACAGCgacccagagggagagagcggtGGCGCCGCACCTGATGACGGGTTTGTAGTCCACCCcgaagagctgctgctgccgctggaTCCGCTCCGTGGACTCCACCGGCACCAGCCGGTCCCCGCCGTCGGCGTGCTTGCacaccagcacccagccctcctCCAGCTCGCAGCCGCTGCGGTactcctccagctgctcctgcgGGGCACAGGCGGCTCCCGTCAGGGAACGGACAGGCCCCTCCGCGGTCAGCGCAGGCCGCGGCGGcctcccagccccgccgccgtTACCTTGCTGAGCTTGACCCAGAGCCCGGCGCCGTTGCAGTACTCCTCGCCGGTGGCGCGGAGGCAGCCGCCCTTCCGCACCTCGATGGTGGTCCGCGCCGCCCGCTTGCCGCCCCGCGCCGGCCCCGGGCTATCCCAGACGCTGAGCAggctgcgggcggcggcagcggcggcggcagcggggtcCTTGCAGATCTTGTACTGCACCTCCCGAGGCACGTAGCAGAGAGCGGCGGGCAGCGGCCGGGCGCGGCGGAAGCACTCGCTGCACTGCAGCAGGAACCGCAGCCGGCCCAGCACCTGGTGCGGCGCCTCCCCGCCCGCACGCATCGCGTACCGGGTACCGTGGACGGCGAGCAGCAGCCGAGCCCCGCACCGGCGGGGTCGCTACTCGCGGGTTTACGGCAAACCCCGCCCGCCGACAAggcaagatggcggcgcccgATGGGGTGGACGTAGggcaagatggcggcgcccgTGCCGCGTACGGATGAGCGAGGAACAGGGCAAGATGGCAGCGTACGGGGTAGAGAGAAACCGAGCAGGATGGTGGCATGAGGAAGGGGCGGGGCAAGATGGCGGCGTACGGAGAGGCGGGACTACGGCAAGATGGCGGCGCCGGTGGGGCGGGCCGGGGATGGGGGCGGGACCGGCCGCGCCGTGTCGGGAGGCAACGAAGAGGCCGGAGAGCGGCGCAGGAGGATGGAGGGTGGTGAGCGGCTCGTGTGAGTAACCGGGGTCGGGAAGGGCGGCGGGGGCTCCCTAGTCCGGTGAGGGGCCTGCACGGGGGGACGCTGGTGTGGCATTGGTGTGGCCATGGGGAGACGGTGCTGGGGTTactggtgaggcactgggaatACTGATCCTGCACTGGGATGGATCAGCAGGGCCGCTGGTCTGGCAGTGAAGTCACTGGTTTCACACTGGAGGTTTTGGGGACTTTGTCCCCGTGGCCCCCGCCTGTCATGTTAGGATGGTGCTGGCTGTCCCCCACGGTTCCCCGGGGTCCCTGTCCCTGGGACAGGCCGGGCTCCAGCGGCCCCTCGGTGGTGGCACCGTGGGGGGAGGTTGGGGACGGGTGGTTGCCACCTCGGCGGGCGCCTGGGCCTCCAGGACTGCACGGCACAGATAGGGGCCGGGGACGTGGGTGGCAGGGCTGCTCGCTCCCGCACCCCGCTGGCCCCAAATCTCCCCAGGTGGGAGCAACTGCTGGCCCTGATAACTTAATCTCTTGGGGCCCTGAGCTGGGCATCGCCTCTCCCCAGGGAGGGCCCTGTGATCCCAGGCAGGAAGAGGCCCTGAACCGTGATCGGGAGCATTTGTCACGTTTGTCACAGCTGGGCACAAGCTCTTTCCTGCGGTCACCAGCTAGGGAATGGGGATGAGCCGCTGGCCCTGGCACCCCcttgcccccagccctggggatcCGACAGGGCACCCGGACCGCTCGTGGGTAACAACCTGTACCTGCTCTTTTGTCCATAGCCCCAAGGGCTTCCCTAAGCTGAAGAATGACACGTTCCTGCGAGCGGCGCGCGGGGAGGAGACGGAGCACACCCCGGTGTGGTGCATGCGGCAGGCAGGGCGCTACCTGCCCGGTGAGCAGGCGGAGGGGTGTGGGTGGGGACAGCGAGGGGGCCTCGGCATGCACCCCGTAATGCTTGTGCCGGTCCCTTGCAGAGTTTCGGGAGACCCGGGCAGCGCAGGATTTCTTCGCCACTTGCCGGAGCCCCAAATTGTGCTGTGAGCTGACGCTGCAGGTGAGAATCCCTTGGCAGGTCTGTGtgtcccctctgcctgcccaggTGGGGATGGGAAGAAACCTTGGGTCTGGCCACCCCAGGTGGTTGTGCAGTCCTTGGGGACCCACTGCCCCATGTGCTTGTCCTGGTCCTCCATGGGGAGGGCGTCCTAGCCcctcactgctgctgcctcttcctctctgcagccGCTCAGACGATTCCCCCTGGATGCTGCTATCATCTTCTCTGATATCTTGGTGGTGCCCCAGGTGAGAGCCATGGCCAGtggtggagagcagcagctgggaaccAGGCTGGGTTTGGGGCCACCCGATTCCTGCTTCTTCTGTTCTCCTCTATCCCCAGGCACTGGGCATGGAGGTTGTGATGGTCCCCGGCAAAGGACCCACATTCACAGAGCCCCTGAAGGAGGTGGAGGATTTGCTGAAACTGCGACAGAAGGTGGACGTGACTGCAGAGCTAGGTTACGTCTTCCAGGCCATCACGCTGACACGACACAGCTTGGAGGGCAGGGTGCCCCTCATTGGCTTTTCTGGAGCGCCTGTAAGTGATGTGGCTCCTCCATGTGGgcttcccagctgggcttcTCTGCTCTTTATTCTGGGGTGACACTGGCCATGACACCCCCAGAGCTGTGGGTGCTATAGGGGTGTGTAGGTAGGGGACATTCAATGCAGGAGCAGTTGTGCCCCAGGCTCTGGGGTGCTCACGGGTTCTACTTCAGCACTGTGACCATCCCCTCATGTCTTCTTCCATCTCCTTCACCTTCCTCACTCCActcctttccttcccacagTGGACGCTCATGTCCTACATGATTGAAGGTGGTGGCTCCACGACAATGGCCAAAGCCAAGAGCTGGCTCTACCGTCACCCCGAGGCAAGCCACCGACTGCTGCGGCTGCTGGCCGATGTCATCATTGACTACTTGGTGGGGCAGGTGGCTGCTGGAGCGCAGGTGTGTCCTGGggcatggggacagggacaggcaggagggcagggacgggggacagggagcagagggggtgcagcttctgggaggaggaggaggaggagggactgAGGTGCGGCTTTCCCAGCCCCGTGTCCCCGGCAGGCGCTCCAGCTGTTTGAGTCCCATGCGGGGCACCTGGGCCCGGAGCAGTTTCAGGACTTCGCCCTGCCTTACATCCGAGACATTGCCCAGGCTGTCAAGAGCAAGTTGAAGGAAGAGGCGCTGCCCCTGGTGCCCATGGTGAGCGGGGGCTGCCTGGATCAACCCTGGCATCTGGGGGCTGCTGGAGAGGGGTGCACCCCCTGGTACCTGCCTCCCCCAGTCTAGTCCATGGAGAGGGGCCTGGCCGATAGCGGAGTTACTGCccatctcttccctctccagaTCATCTTTGCAAAGGATGCGCACTATGCACTGCATGACCTAGCGCGTGCCGGTTACGAGGTAGTCGGTCTTGACTGGACCATCCGGCCCCAGGAAGCTCGGTAAGAGTCTGGCAGAACGCTCAGGTGCTTGGGCAGCACCCCAGGCCAGGGTACCCTGacctcttcctctgccctgaGCCATCCCAGGACTGGAGATTTCTGCTCCAGAGGTGGGGATAGCTGGGCTTTCATGCCCTGTGGGCCTCACAGCAACCAGGGGCTGCACTGAGAGGTCCCGTGTGCCCTGcagtgggggctgcaggcacccagctgcccccagcctctgctccaCATGCAACAACTCGCCTGCTTCCTCCCCGCTGCAGTGCACAGACAGGGAAAGATGTCACCCTGCAAGGCAACCTGGATCCCTGCGCTCTCTATGCACCCAAGGTGAGCTGTGGCCATTGCCAGCAACAGGGGCtagttccagcctgtgttaaAGGCgtcctgcctcagtttccccacctgtaATGCTGGCTCATGTCCCAGCAGTCCCCAAGGCTGGTTG
This Grus americana isolate bGruAme1 chromosome 8, bGruAme1.mat, whole genome shotgun sequence DNA region includes the following protein-coding sequences:
- the UROD gene encoding LOW QUALITY PROTEIN: uroporphyrinogen decarboxylase (The sequence of the model RefSeq protein was modified relative to this genomic sequence to represent the inferred CDS: inserted 1 base in 1 codon; deleted 1 base in 1 codon); this translates as MAAPVPRTDERGTGQDGSVRGERNRAGWWHEEGAGQDGGVRRGGTXGKMAAPVGRAGDGGGTGRAVSGGNEEAGERRRRMEGGERLVPKGFPKLKNDTFLRAARGEETEHTPVWCMRQAGRYLPEFRETRAAQDFFATCRSPKLCCELTLQPLRRFPLDAAIIFSDILVVPQALGMEVVMVPGKGPTFTEPLKEVEDLLKLRQKVDVTAELGYVFQAITLTRHSLEGRVPLIGFSGAPWTLMSYMIEGGGSTTMAKAKSWLYRHPEASHRLLRLLADVIIDYLVGQVAAGAQALQLFESHAGHLGPEQFQDFALPYIRDIAQAVKSKLKEEALPLVPMIIFAKDAHYALHDLARAGYEVVGLDWTIRPQEARAQTGKDVTLQGNLDPCALYAPKEKIGELVKKMLEGFGTQRYIANLGHGLYPDMNPEHVGAFVEAVHSHSRHINKHS